From a single Maniola hyperantus chromosome 3, iAphHyp1.2, whole genome shotgun sequence genomic region:
- the LOC138404726 gene encoding luciferin sulfotransferase-like, with the protein MMDEKLIKDFPYEVKVMDSLEKLDTGGYLKDFVHIGSKKYLLPEVYLLEAANIYNFPLRSDDTFIVTFPKSGTTMTQELIWLLGNNLDYEKAASTTITIRFPYLEFPAITNKRTTMTQEQKNTMRESLMMFTMSEIESMASPRFIKSHLPLSLLPPSLLDKTKVVYVIRDPRDVAVSFYHHLKLMMKVPTDYEFKKYWECFISDISE; encoded by the exons ATGATGGATGAAAAACTTATAAAAGATTTCCCGTACGAGGTCAAAGTAATGGATTCTCTGGAAAAGTTAGATACGGGAGGCTATTTAAAAG atttcgtTCATATTGgctcaaaaaaatatttgttaccGGAAGTATATTTGTTGGAAGCTGCAAATATTTACAACTTTCCTCTGAGATCTGATGACACATTCATTGTTACATTCCCAAAATCTG GAACAACCATGACTCAGGAATTGATATGGTTGTTAGGTAACAATTTAGATTACGAGAAGGCTGCATCAACAACCATAACTATAAGATTTCCATATTTAga GTTTCCAGCAATAACAAATAAACGTACAACGATGACGCAAGAACAGAAAAATACGATGAGAGAAAGCCTCATGATGTTCACGATGAGTGAAATAGAGAGCATGGCATCGCCAAGATTCATCAAAAGTCACTTGCCGCTGTCGCTGCTACCACCATCATTATTGGATAAGACAAAG GTTGTTTATGTGATACGGGATCCAAGAGACGTCGCTGTTTCTTTCTATCATCATCTAAAACTAATGATGAAGGTCCCAACTGATTATGAATTTAAGAAATATTGGGAGTGTTTTATTTCAGATATAAGTGAGTAA